In Providencia rettgeri, the following proteins share a genomic window:
- a CDS encoding GPO family capsid scaffolding protein encodes MSQLMTNWLCIATEGDTVDGRKIEAAWIEEAAELYDTNLYTACIWPEHERYFGSMGEVLAVKAERDDEGLLRLYAQLCPNHHLLQANRDGQLLFTSAEFTPDGNFRGTGKTYLEGLGVTCSPASVGTTRLRFKSGKNQYRYGSLKPLVIDEVKQFKDKPKMAKEKKGGWKSFFNIDDANDSNSSSTDEVTLENIKEALQEFNTRLTSIESRLDSTETDVEEVQEDIEVVKDVVDTAEFKQLKDNISNIVKNFSKLDSKVTNLPNKNPRGDKSKEKRFNHLV; translated from the coding sequence ATGTCTCAATTAATGACGAATTGGCTTTGCATTGCGACTGAGGGTGACACGGTTGATGGTCGTAAAATTGAAGCTGCATGGATAGAGGAAGCGGCAGAGCTTTACGATACGAATTTATATACCGCCTGTATTTGGCCTGAACATGAGCGCTATTTTGGCTCAATGGGGGAAGTGTTAGCCGTTAAAGCTGAGAGAGATGATGAGGGGTTATTAAGGTTATATGCACAATTGTGCCCAAACCATCATTTGTTACAAGCCAATCGCGATGGGCAACTTTTATTTACCTCCGCTGAATTTACACCAGATGGAAATTTTAGAGGTACAGGCAAAACGTATTTAGAGGGGCTCGGGGTTACTTGCTCCCCTGCAAGTGTTGGAACAACACGATTACGCTTTAAATCAGGAAAAAACCAATATCGATATGGTTCACTGAAACCACTTGTTATCGATGAAGTTAAACAGTTTAAGGACAAACCAAAAATGGCTAAAGAGAAAAAAGGCGGTTGGAAAAGTTTTTTCAATATCGATGATGCAAATGATAGCAATTCATCTTCTACTGATGAAGTTACATTGGAAAACATCAAAGAAGCACTTCAAGAATTCAATACACGTTTGACCAGTATTGAATCTCGTCTTGATTCAACTGAAACCGATGTTGAAGAGGTTCAAGAAGACATTGAAGTCGTCAAAGATGTTGTTGATACCGCTGAATTCAAACAACTAAAAGACAACATTTCAAACATTGTTAAAAATTTCAGTAAATTAGATTCGAAAGTTACTAATTTACCTAACAAAAACCCGCGCGGCGATAAGAGCAAAGAAAAGCGTTTCAATCACTTAGTTTAA